Proteins from one Halogeometricum sp. S1BR25-6 genomic window:
- a CDS encoding glycoside hydrolase family 13 protein, with protein sequence MSQHDSKPARGRSGTARTNDDASAEIDRAWWKEAVVYQIYPRSFNDSDGDGVGDIPGITEKVSYLDELGVDVVWLCPVYGSPNADNGYDISDYRSIMDEFGTMDDWEELLDALHDRDMRLIMDLVVNHTSNEHEWFQRSRRREGTYEDYYIWRDGDTDEDGDPTPPNNWKSFFGGPAWTYDEERGQWYLHLFDENQPDLNWRNSDVREAVKEMITSWLERGIDGFRMDALHHLSKAEGLPDGDPEESLPGSDYYTYGPNLHEYIREVYDDTLSNYDVMTVAEMGEMSAERAATYLGEDGAGLDMIFEFEHLGVDVGPNGPWDPDERSDWDLSEFKEIIDRKQRGLADEGWNALFLGNHDVPRIVSRFGDDGTGSGDGAYRRKSAKLIATFLLTMRGTPYVYQGEEIGMTNVDFESLDEIDDPATLGIVEELIAEGTVESYDEVRETVNQRSRDHARTPMQWSDAPNAGFTDEDADPWLKCNANYETVNVEAARADEDSILHHYRDLIDLRHDRDVLVYGDYELLLPNDEQLYVYTRTLVDETILVVLNWSDEPATVDTGDLDVAGADVVISNYDDTPANPDGKTFRPYEATVYRLACER encoded by the coding sequence ATGTCTCAACACGACTCGAAGCCAGCCCGAGGACGGAGCGGGACCGCGAGAACGAACGACGATGCGAGCGCCGAAATCGACCGCGCGTGGTGGAAGGAGGCGGTCGTCTACCAGATCTATCCCCGGAGCTTCAACGACTCGGACGGCGACGGGGTGGGTGACATTCCCGGCATCACCGAGAAGGTATCCTACCTCGACGAGTTGGGAGTCGACGTCGTCTGGCTCTGTCCGGTGTACGGCTCTCCGAACGCGGACAACGGCTACGACATCAGCGATTACCGCTCGATCATGGACGAGTTCGGGACGATGGACGACTGGGAGGAACTCCTCGACGCCCTCCACGACCGCGATATGCGACTCATCATGGACCTCGTCGTCAACCACACCTCCAACGAGCACGAGTGGTTCCAGCGGTCGCGGCGCCGGGAGGGAACGTACGAGGACTACTACATCTGGCGCGACGGCGACACCGACGAGGACGGCGACCCGACGCCGCCGAACAACTGGAAGTCGTTCTTCGGCGGCCCGGCGTGGACGTACGACGAAGAGCGCGGCCAGTGGTACCTCCACCTGTTCGACGAGAACCAACCGGACCTGAACTGGCGCAACTCCGACGTCCGCGAGGCGGTCAAAGAGATGATCACTTCGTGGTTGGAGCGCGGCATCGACGGCTTCCGGATGGACGCCCTCCACCACCTCTCGAAGGCCGAGGGCCTCCCCGACGGCGACCCCGAGGAGTCGCTTCCGGGGTCGGACTACTACACGTACGGCCCGAACCTCCACGAGTACATCCGGGAGGTGTACGACGACACCCTCTCGAACTACGACGTGATGACCGTCGCCGAGATGGGGGAGATGAGCGCCGAGCGAGCGGCGACGTATCTCGGCGAGGACGGCGCCGGATTGGACATGATCTTCGAGTTCGAACACCTCGGCGTCGACGTCGGCCCGAACGGTCCGTGGGACCCCGACGAGCGGAGCGACTGGGACCTCTCGGAGTTCAAAGAGATAATCGACCGCAAACAGCGTGGGCTGGCCGACGAGGGGTGGAACGCGCTGTTCCTCGGAAACCACGACGTCCCCCGAATCGTTTCGCGGTTCGGCGACGACGGAACGGGGTCGGGTGACGGCGCCTACCGACGTAAATCGGCGAAGCTCATCGCGACGTTCCTCTTGACGATGCGCGGGACGCCGTACGTCTATCAGGGCGAGGAGATCGGCATGACGAACGTTGACTTCGAGAGCCTCGACGAGATAGACGACCCCGCGACCCTCGGCATCGTCGAGGAACTCATCGCCGAGGGGACGGTTGAGTCCTACGACGAGGTGCGTGAGACGGTGAACCAGCGGAGTCGAGACCACGCCCGGACGCCGATGCAGTGGTCGGACGCACCCAACGCGGGCTTTACCGACGAGGACGCCGACCCGTGGCTCAAGTGCAACGCGAACTACGAGACGGTCAACGTCGAAGCCGCCCGCGCCGACGAGGACTCCATTCTCCACCACTACCGCGACCTCATCGACCTTCGCCACGACCGCGACGTCCTCGTCTACGGCGACTACGAACTCCTCCTCCCGAACGACGAGCAACTGTACGTCTACACCCGAACGCTCGTCGACGAGACGATACTGGTCGTCCTCAACTGGTCGGACGAACCCGCGACGGTCGACACGGGAGACCTCGACGTGGCAGGCGCGGACGTGGTCATAAGCAACTACGACGACACCCCGGCGAACCCGGACGGAAAGACGTTCAGACCCTACGAGGCGACGGTCTACCGATTGGCGTGCGAAAGATAG